The genomic window TTAGGTCCATGGCTCTTTCTATGGCAATATCCGCCTCGGAATTTTTATAAATATAAGCTGCTCCAGATTCTTCGAGTATTTTAGCATTTTCGTACTGACCTACCTTTATTGACTGATAAGGTATAAGTATCGATGGTTTTTCCATTGCTATAAGCTCTGATATAGTTAGGGCTCCTGCACGGCATACCACAAGATCCGCTACAGCCATTATGCTCGGCATATTACTGAAATATGGTTTTATTATATCGTTTGGCTTGTATTTGTTCAGGCTATGGTTTATTGTTTCAAAGTGGTTTTCACCGGTAGCCCAGTATATCCTTATTTTTTTCTCTTCTAAAGTTCTCTCCCATTTTGAAAGTATGGCGTCATTTATACTTTTAGAACCTAGGCTTCCTCCGGTTATTAGGAGAACTTTTTCATCTTCTTCTATTTTCAATCTTTCTCTCTCTATCTTTCTGTTAGCCATGTAGATCTCATTTCTCAGAGGATTCCCCGTCACCTTCAACTTTTTATGGTATTTTATTGGGAGATCGTCATAGGTTTTGTCAAAAGCAAGAAAAGTCATCTTGGCATATTTATAGAATAATTTATTTGCAAATCCTAGGTTTGCATTTTGTTCCTGGAGATATATTTTCTTCCTTAATATTATACCTGCTAAAATAGCAGGTATCGAAATATAATTTCCAAAACCTATTACTGCATCAACCTTCTCTTTCCGAACTATCCCTATGGCCTTTATGATGCTTTTTATCATTTTAAAAATAGAGGCTATATTATTTAATGGTTTTATATCAAGACCAATAAATGAGTATCCCTCTTGGGGAATCATCTCTTTTTCCATTCTGTGGCTGGTCCCTACAAAGATCGGTTCTATCCCTCTTTTTTTTAATTCTCTAGCCACGGCAAGAGCTGGGTATATGTGCCCCCCTGTCCCTCCTGTTGTTAGGATAATTTTTCTCAAATTTTTTCACCTGCCGTAAAATATTTTTTTACCAACTCTTTGAACACTTTTCCCCTCTCCTCAAAATTTTTGAACTGATCAAAGCTGGCTGTTGCAGGGGATAAAAGTATGTTGTTCTTTTCATAGATATCTATTTTTTGATGAATTAAACCAATACTGTTCTCTAAATCTCCAGCCCTTATAATCCTAGATTCTAGATATCCTCCTTGTATCAATTCTTTTTCCAATTTCTCTGCAAGTTCCCCTATTAGAAATACAGTGCTAACATGAGTTTTTATTGCTTCTACTAGTGGTTTCAGATCAAGCTTTTTATCTACCCCTCCGCATATGAGGATGCACCCGTGATAGGCCTCTATGGCCATCTTAGAGGATTCTATGTTGGTCCCCTTCGAATCATTTATAAAAAGGGTGTTTCCAACTTCTAAAAATCTCTCCATTCTATGTTCTAGAGTCCCTGTATTATATAGAAACTCCCTAAGTTTTTCCTTATCTAGGCCTATTATCTCAGAAACTGCCGCTATAAATAGGACATTTTCCAAATTATGTCTTCCCTTTAGGCTCAGTTTTTCTTCACGTATAATTTTTTTATCCTTATACATCACCCATCCATCTTCGGGATAGATGTCGCATCCGTCTCCTCCCTCTAGGGAGACCTTCCATATATCTGCATTTATATTACTAAGTCTCTTAGAGGATTCCTCACAGTTCATATTGGTTATAAAGTAATCCCCGGACTCCTGCTTGGCACCTATATTAAATTTTGCGTTGTAATAGTCTCCTGCCTTCTCATATCTGTCTAGATGGTCCGGAGCCAGATTGATCACCATTGCTATGTCAGGTCTGAACTCCCTTACGTTTTCCAGTTGGTAAGAACTTAGCTCTAAGACTATATAATCAAGATCTATATTTTCTATCACAAGCTCTGCAAAAGATCTGCCGATGTTTCCTGCAAATTCACATTTATATCCACAATACTGAATCAGCTCTTTTATTTTTGTGGTGATGGTGGTTTTTCCATTTGTTCCCGTAACAGCTATAATCTTAGGTTGTTCATCCTTTTTCCTCATATATCTGTAAGCCAGTTCCACCTCATCCATTACTGGTATTTTAAGTTCAAAAGCCTTTTTTACGAGCTCTGTATAAGGAACCCCGGGACTTTTTATGAACAACTCCACGCTGGGGATAATACTCATTCCCTCTTTTGACGATATGGCCTTTTTATCATCTACCAGTACAACTTCATATCCATTTTTCTCCAACAATTTTTTAGCGCCCAGACCGCTAACTCCAGCTCCAAAAACAAGGGCTCTCTTCATCCACTTCATCTCCAACCGATTTAATTTAAATTAGATAAAAACAATATTCCTCTTTAGAACACACCTCAAGAAAAATATTTTTCCTACCTTACAATTATAACCACGGGAGATCCCGTGGTTATTGATTTTAAAATATCCCTCTCATTTTTACTACACCGAGAGCCGCTATTCCGCACATAAGGGCCACGATCCAGAATCTCATGGTTACCTTTGTCTCAGGAAGACCTTCTAGCTCAAAATGATGATGTATAGGGGCCATTTTAAATACCCTTTTTTTTCTGACCTTAAAGGATCCTACTTGAATAATTACAGAGCAAGCTTCTATTACAAACACAAGCCCTACTATGGGTAGGAGAAGCTCCTGCTTCAAGAATATAGCCACAAGACCTAATATCCCGCCAAGGGTGAGAGAACCTGTGTCCCCCATAAAGATCTGCGCCGGATAAAAGTTATACCACAGAAAACCTAAACCTGCACCTATCATGCTTGTAAGGTATACCGTCATCTCTCCTGCACCGCTTATATAATACAGGTTCAGATATTGACTCAGCTCTATGTGACCTGTAAAGTAAGCTACTGCTCCCAATATTGCTGATGCTATAATTACCGGCATTATTACCAATCCGTCTAGACCGTCAGTTATATTTACCGCATTAGAAGTCCCTGTGAGTATTAACACTATGAAGAGAAGCATGGTAAACGCCCCTAGATAAACAAAAGGTCCCGAAAACACTGGGTTAATTATTGAAAGATCCAAAACTTTGTTTCCCGTCAATCCAACCTTCAGTATGAATCCCCATGCTAAAAGAGCTATAGCCCCCTGACCCATCATCTTTTTCTTTCCAGAAAGTCCCTTTTTGCTTTCTGTGAACTTTTTATAGTCATCTATAAACCCTATAGCACTAAAAAGTATCATGCACAAGAGAAGCATCTCTATAAATTTATTGCCAAGGTCTGCAATTATGAAGTTGGTAATAACCATAGAACCCACTATGAGTACCCCACCCATTGTTGGTGTTCCTTTTTTTGAAAAATGACTTTCCGGTCCCTCTTCTCTTATAGATTCACCCATTTTATTTTTTTTCAAAAATTTTATAAATGGTTTCCCAACTAAAATTACCAATATAAATGAAATTATAAATCCTAAAAAAGCTCTCAGGTATATTGATTTAAGCCATGTCAAAGTATCAATATTTTTTGCAAGATAATAAAGCATCTATTTCTCCTCGTTATTTAATTATTTCCTCTAGTTTCATTCCTCTAGAGCCCTTAAGCAGTATGATTGATTTTTCTTCCATAGACTCTATTTTTTCAGAAATTAAATTTTTATCTTTGAAATAATAGACTCTTTCATCTTCCTGACATAGAGACCAAAGTTTTTCCATCTCATTTCCGTACAGGAATATGTATTCTGCTTTAGATTTGTCCAAATAATCTTTTATCCCTTTATGATACTCTTCACTCTTTTCCCCAAGTTCGAGCATATCTCCCAATACCATTATTTTACAGCTTCTGTCATTATATAGCTTGTCAAAGGTTTCAATAGCAAGTTTCATTGAAGTTGGATTGGCATTATAAGCATCATTTATATACAGGTTTTTACCCTTCTCTATTTTCTGAAATCTCATAGGAGTAAGTTCTAGCTCCTCTAACCCTTTTTCTATTTCAGACACAGCTAATCCCATTTTTAGACCCAGGGCTACTGCAAACGATGCATTTATAACATTATGCTCTCCATTTACAGGTATCCTATAGGTTTTCCCCCCGAGTTTAAACTCGGCACCCTTGTCACTTTCGATAAATTCTGATATCTTAAATGTATTTTCATCGCCGTATCCTACTTTTATTCCTGGAACATTTTTCAGATAATGGTCATCTCCAAAAATAATTGTATTTTGATTATCAACGTATTTTAAAAGTTCTCCCTTAGCCTTAAAAACATTTTCTTTATTTTGAAGATACTCTAAGTGCGACTCTCCTATATTTGTTATTATGCCATAATCGGGCAGTGCTATGGTGCACAAAAGATCTATCTCTCCGAAGCCACTCATTCCCATTTCAAGTACCATTACTTCATCCTCAGGTTGGGCTTTAAGAATAGTATAAGGCAAGCCTATGTGGTTATTGTGATTACCTTGTGTTTTTTGTGTTCTAAATCTTTGAGAAAGAACTGAATATACCATATCCTTAGTGGTGGTCTTACCGTTGCTTCCCGTTATTGCTACGACCTTTATTCCATTGCTTTTTCGATAGTCCCTGGCCAACTTTTGCATAAAGCTTACCGTATCTTCTGTAAAAATAGCCCTCTCGTCTGAAATCAGAAGGTTTTTACTATCATAAACGGCAAGTGCTGCACCCTTTTTGATAGCCTCTTCCACATGTTTGTTTCCTCCCTTTATCGCAAAAAAAAGAGAGCCCTTTTTTATCTCTCTGCTGTCCATGCAGATATCCGTTATATCCATGCTCTCTAGTATTTTTTTTCCAGGAAAATAATCTCTCAGCAAATCTATAATTTTCATCTAATTTACCCCTTGATTATATCTTTTTTTTATTTTTATATTAAATTATTGTTTGATATGTTCCTCTTTAAATTTCAAAGCAAAATCATATAGAGAGTCATATACTTCAGTGGTGTCTCCTGACTTGATCTCCTCTTTTTGTCCATGTCCAGTCCTAACCAGAACACCTCTCATCCCTAGATTTTCACCGGCTTTTACATCTGACAACTTGTCTCCAACCACAAGAGATCTTTCAAAGTCTATATCCAGTTCCCGCTTAGCTTCTAAGAACATTCCGGGTCCAGGCTTTCTACAGTCGCATTCTTTTTTATAAGCCCCTATACCCTTCTCAGGATGATGTGGGCAGTAATAAAAAGCATCTATCCCACCCCCTGCCTCTTCAGATTTTTTTTCAAGAAAGGCGTGAAGGGTTTTGACATCTTCTTCTGTATAGTATCCTCTGGCTATTCCAGACTGGTTGGTGACAACTACCACCAAATACTCCAGCTCTTTAAATATTTTTATTGCTTCCAGAGCTCCGGGCTCAAACTCAAAGTCCTCTACCCTGTAAAGATAATCTTTTTCTACATTTATGTTTCCGTCTCTGTCCAAAAAAACACACTTCTTCATAGGACTCCTCTTTAAATTTTTCATCTTATTTCTTTATAAATACCTAAATATTAATATTTACTCAACTTTTCAATTATATCGGATTTTTGATTTTTTTTCAATTAAAGCCTTGATTTATGAGAAATTATTCCAAAAAATAAAAAAAAAGCTTGGCAAGTACCTATCCTCCCGGAGGGCTGCCCCTCAAGTACTTTCAGCGTATGCAGGCTTAACTTCTGGGTTCGGAATGTGACCAGGTGTACCCCTACAGCTATTCTCACCAAGCTATATTGAAACTTTATTATTTTTTTAGTGGCGCTTCCAGCTGGACTCGAACCAGCGACAACGCGATTAACAGTCGCGCGCTCTACCAACTGAGCTATGGAAGCACATATTTAAAAGCTTGGCAAGTACCTATCCTCCCGGAGGGCTGCCCCTCAAGTACTTTCAGCGTATGCAGGCTTAACTTCTGGGTTCGGAATGTGACCAGGTGTACCCCTACAGCTATTCTCACCAAGCTGTTATCAACATTTAACTGCTGACATCATATTCTTTTGCATGCCATGGGCATTCAAAACTATATAGTAGATTTAGGTTAAGACTTCGACATATTAGTATTGGTCAGCTAAAAACCTCACGGTCCTTACACCCCCAACCTATCAACCTCCTGGTCTCGAAGGTGTCTTAGTTCATATAGAACAGAGTACTTATCTCAAAGCTGGCTTCCCGCTTAGATGCTTTCAGCGGTTATCCGTTCCAAACGTGACTACCCAGCTGTGCCACTGGCGTGACAACTGGTACATCAGAGGTTTGTCCATCCCGGTCCTCTCGTACTAAGGACAGATCTTTTCAATACTCTTGCGCCTGCAGTGGATAGGGACCGAACTGTCTCACGACGTTCTGAACCCAGCTCACGTACCGCTTTAATGGGCGAACAGCCCAACCCTTGGGACCTTCTCCAGCCCCAGGATGCGATGAGCCGACATCGAGGTGCCAAACTTTGCCGTCGATATGGACTCTCGGGCAAAATCAGCCTGTTATCCCCAGAGTAGCTTTTATCCGTTGAGCGACGACCCTTCCATTCGGAATCGCCGGATCACTATGTCCTGCTTTCGCACCTGCTCGACCTGTCAGTCTCGCAGTCAAGCTCCCTTATGCCATTGCACTCTTCGGTTGATTTCCATCCAACCTGAGGGAACCTTTGAACGCCTCCGTTACTCTTTCGGAGGCGACCGCCCCAGTCAAACTGCCCACCTAGCACTGTCTCCATGGCTACAAACCACAGATTAGAATTCCAAAATTACGTGGTTGGTATTCCACCAGCGACTCACACACAGCTAGCGCCATGTCTTCTCAGTCTCCCAACTATCCTATACACGTAATGCCAAAACCCAATACCAAGCTACAGTAAAGCTTCATGGGGTCTTTCCGTCCTACTGCAGGTAACCGGTATCTTCACCGGTAGTACAATTTCA from uncultured Ilyobacter sp. includes these protein-coding regions:
- the murG gene encoding undecaprenyldiphospho-muramoylpentapeptide beta-N-acetylglucosaminyltransferase — its product is MRKIILTTGGTGGHIYPALAVARELKKRGIEPIFVGTSHRMEKEMIPQEGYSFIGLDIKPLNNIASIFKMIKSIIKAIGIVRKEKVDAVIGFGNYISIPAILAGIILRKKIYLQEQNANLGFANKLFYKYAKMTFLAFDKTYDDLPIKYHKKLKVTGNPLRNEIYMANRKIERERLKIEEDEKVLLITGGSLGSKSINDAILSKWERTLEEKKIRIYWATGENHFETINHSLNKYKPNDIIKPYFSNMPSIMAVADLVVCRAGALTISELIAMEKPSILIPYQSIKVGQYENAKILEESGAAYIYKNSEADIAIERAMDLIKDDNELAKIRARIKVLKKDRAAEKIVKAMDIWGTK
- the murD gene encoding UDP-N-acetylmuramoyl-L-alanine--D-glutamate ligase — encoded protein: MKRALVFGAGVSGLGAKKLLEKNGYEVVLVDDKKAISSKEGMSIIPSVELFIKSPGVPYTELVKKAFELKIPVMDEVELAYRYMRKKDEQPKIIAVTGTNGKTTITTKIKELIQYCGYKCEFAGNIGRSFAELVIENIDLDYIVLELSSYQLENVREFRPDIAMVINLAPDHLDRYEKAGDYYNAKFNIGAKQESGDYFITNMNCEESSKRLSNINADIWKVSLEGGDGCDIYPEDGWVMYKDKKIIREEKLSLKGRHNLENVLFIAAVSEIIGLDKEKLREFLYNTGTLEHRMERFLEVGNTLFINDSKGTNIESSKMAIEAYHGCILICGGVDKKLDLKPLVEAIKTHVSTVFLIGELAEKLEKELIQGGYLESRIIRAGDLENSIGLIHQKIDIYEKNNILLSPATASFDQFKNFEERGKVFKELVKKYFTAGEKI
- the mraY gene encoding phospho-N-acetylmuramoyl-pentapeptide-transferase, with product MLYYLAKNIDTLTWLKSIYLRAFLGFIISFILVILVGKPFIKFLKKNKMGESIREEGPESHFSKKGTPTMGGVLIVGSMVITNFIIADLGNKFIEMLLLCMILFSAIGFIDDYKKFTESKKGLSGKKKMMGQGAIALLAWGFILKVGLTGNKVLDLSIINPVFSGPFVYLGAFTMLLFIVLILTGTSNAVNITDGLDGLVIMPVIIASAILGAVAYFTGHIELSQYLNLYYISGAGEMTVYLTSMIGAGLGFLWYNFYPAQIFMGDTGSLTLGGILGLVAIFLKQELLLPIVGLVFVIEACSVIIQVGSFKVRKKRVFKMAPIHHHFELEGLPETKVTMRFWIVALMCGIAALGVVKMRGIF
- the murF gene encoding UDP-N-acetylmuramoyl-tripeptide--D-alanyl-D-alanine ligase, with amino-acid sequence MKIIDLLRDYFPGKKILESMDITDICMDSREIKKGSLFFAIKGGNKHVEEAIKKGAALAVYDSKNLLISDERAIFTEDTVSFMQKLARDYRKSNGIKVVAITGSNGKTTTKDMVYSVLSQRFRTQKTQGNHNNHIGLPYTILKAQPEDEVMVLEMGMSGFGEIDLLCTIALPDYGIITNIGESHLEYLQNKENVFKAKGELLKYVDNQNTIIFGDDHYLKNVPGIKVGYGDENTFKISEFIESDKGAEFKLGGKTYRIPVNGEHNVINASFAVALGLKMGLAVSEIEKGLEELELTPMRFQKIEKGKNLYINDAYNANPTSMKLAIETFDKLYNDRSCKIMVLGDMLELGEKSEEYHKGIKDYLDKSKAEYIFLYGNEMEKLWSLCQEDERVYYFKDKNLISEKIESMEEKSIILLKGSRGMKLEEIIK
- the gmhB gene encoding D-glycero-beta-D-manno-heptose 1,7-bisphosphate 7-phosphatase, producing MKKCVFLDRDGNINVEKDYLYRVEDFEFEPGALEAIKIFKELEYLVVVVTNQSGIARGYYTEEDVKTLHAFLEKKSEEAGGGIDAFYYCPHHPEKGIGAYKKECDCRKPGPGMFLEAKRELDIDFERSLVVGDKLSDVKAGENLGMRGVLVRTGHGQKEEIKSGDTTEVYDSLYDFALKFKEEHIKQ